From a region of the Alnus glutinosa chromosome 1, dhAlnGlut1.1, whole genome shotgun sequence genome:
- the LOC133859075 gene encoding uncharacterized protein LOC133859075 produces MTVTRSSNQSDFQYDPEIERTLCRLRREARRKSEENDLALDFLFASNSDLKEEEIMAGNRTLKELAAPDLNQQPLCITFPTLDATTTFELKSGLIHLLPTFYGLTGEDPHKHLKELHVVCTSMKPTGVTEEQIKLRAFPFSLKDSAKNWLYYLPSGSITTWNEMKRLFLEKYFPASRASNIRKEICGVRQHNGESLHEYWERFKKLCASCPHHQISEQLLIQYFYEGLLPIDRNMIDAASGGALVDKTPEAARNLIANMAANSQQFSTRLDLQPRPINEVNISSLEQQIASLTSLVRQMAVGNMQTVKACGICSIVGHPTNMCPTLQEEPIEQVNATGGFPGQQQRKYDPYSSTYNPGWRDHPNLSYGSPQVNQHATQNHPSYQQYKQPYPPRQQSGQISNSGMSLDDIVKSLATNTLQFQQEMKVSIQSLENQMGQMATAISKLEAQNSSKLPSQTNHVCHQFPAPGPSKDRSRAK; encoded by the exons atgactGTAACTCGATCTTCTAACCAAAGTGATTTTCAGTACGATCCAGAAATAGAAAGAACTTTGTGCAGGTTGAGAAGGGAGGCTCGGAGAAAATCTGAAGAGAACGATCTGGCTCTTGACTTCCTATTTGCTAGCAATTCTGAtttaaaagaggaagaaatcaTGGCTGGAAATCGAACTTTGAAAGAGCTTGCTGCTCCTGATTTAAATCAACAACCTTTATGCATAACGTTCCCTACTTTAGATGCTACTActacttttgaattaaaatctggACTAATACATCTCTTGCCCACTTTTTATGGCCTTACAGGTGAAGATCCTCACAAGCATTTAAAGGAGCTTCATGTGGTGTGCACGAGTATGAAACCTACAGGGGTAACTGAGGAGCAAATTAAATTGAGagcctttccattttctttgaaaGATTCGGCTAAGAATTGGCTCTATTATCTACCCTCTGGGAGTATTACCACATGGAACGAGATGAAGAGACTATTTTTGGAGAAGTATTTCCCAGCTTCAAGGGCGTCTAACATTCGAAAAGAAATTTGTGGTGTAAGGCAGCACAACGGAGAGTCCCTACACGAATACTGGGaacgttttaaaaaattgtgtgcaAGCTGCCCCCATCATCAAATTAGTGAGCAGTTACTCATCCAATATTTTTATGAGGGCCTTCTACCCATTGATAGGAACATGATTGATGCTGCTAGTGGAGGAGCTTTGGTGGATAAAACTCCCGAGGCCGCAAGGAACTTGATTGCAAATATGGCGGCCAATTCTCAACAATTTAGCACTAGGCTTGACCTTCAACCTAGGCCTATTAATGAGGTAAATATTTCTtcccttgaacaacaaattgcaAGTCTGACTTCTCTTGTTCGTCAAATGGCTGTAGGTAATATGCAAACGGTGAAGGCTTGTGGAATTTGTTCAATAGTAGGGCATCCAACCAATATGTGCCCAACTCTTCAAGAGGAGCCCATTGAGCAAGTGAATGCGACAGGTGGTTTTCCTGGACAACAGCAAAGGAAATATGATCCCTATTCGAGCACGTATAACCCAGGATGGAGGGATCACCCCAATCTTAGCTATGGGAGTCCACAAGTAAACCAACACGCGACTCAAAATCACCCAAGTTATCAGCAATATAAGCAGCCATACCCTCCTAGACAACAATCGGGCCAAATTTCTAATTCTGGTATGTCTTTAGACGATATTGTTAAGTCTCTTGCCACTAACACTTTGCAATTTCAACAGGAGATGAAGGTCAGTATTCAAAGTTTGGAAAATCAGATGGGCCAGATGGCGACCGCAATTAGTAAGCTAGAGGCGCAAAATTCAAGTAAATTACCCTCTCAAACG aatcatgtctgccatcagttcCCAGCGCCGGGTCCGTCAAAGGACAGAAGCAGagcaaaatga